From the genome of Paraburkholderia flava, one region includes:
- a CDS encoding ornithine cyclodeaminase family protein, whose product MNLPENAAPLTVDEAAVLRALPALDIRGTLAAMFRALGSGQAVQPPQTLTLFPGNAGDFITYLGAMADAKVFGAKLSPYLVTGAKPIVTAWTVLMSMETGRPLMWCDAGLLTVERTAATTALAVDRLARRDASRLALIGAGAVGLAHLRHVASLREWQSIRVYSPELVQDPAKQRALAATDARAVAATTIDDCVRDADVVMLCTSSGEPVLADGMLTRPALVTSISTNAANAHEIPPAWLPTMDVYCDYRATTPTSAGEMKLAAQRHGWSVDDVVGDLPALLLGECALPTYTQHAFFRSIGLGLEDVAIASALFAHLTR is encoded by the coding sequence ATGAACCTTCCCGAAAACGCCGCACCGCTGACGGTCGACGAAGCCGCCGTCCTGCGGGCGCTGCCGGCACTCGACATCCGCGGCACGCTGGCAGCGATGTTTCGCGCGCTGGGCAGCGGACAGGCGGTGCAACCGCCGCAGACGTTGACGCTGTTTCCCGGCAATGCGGGCGACTTCATCACGTACCTCGGCGCGATGGCCGATGCGAAAGTGTTCGGCGCGAAGCTGTCGCCGTATCTGGTGACTGGCGCGAAGCCGATCGTCACCGCATGGACCGTGCTGATGTCGATGGAGACTGGCCGACCGCTGATGTGGTGCGATGCCGGTCTGCTGACCGTCGAGCGCACCGCCGCGACGACCGCGCTGGCAGTCGATCGTCTCGCGCGCCGCGATGCGAGCCGTCTCGCGTTGATCGGCGCGGGCGCGGTGGGGCTCGCGCATCTGCGTCATGTGGCGTCGCTGCGTGAGTGGCAATCGATCCGCGTCTATTCTCCGGAGCTCGTGCAAGACCCGGCGAAGCAGCGCGCGCTCGCCGCTACCGATGCACGCGCGGTCGCTGCGACGACCATCGACGATTGCGTGCGCGACGCGGACGTGGTGATGCTGTGCACGTCGTCGGGCGAGCCGGTTCTCGCGGACGGCATGCTGACGCGCCCGGCGCTCGTCACGTCGATCAGCACGAACGCGGCGAACGCGCACGAGATCCCGCCCGCATGGCTGCCGACGATGGACGTGTACTGCGACTATCGCGCGACCACGCCGACGAGCGCCGGCGAGATGAAACTGGCTGCGCAGCGTCACGGCTGGTCAGTGGATGACGTCGTCGGCGATCTGCCCGCACTGCTGCTCGGCGAATGCGCGTTGCCGACCTACACACAGCACGCGTTTTTCCGTTCGATCGGGCTCGGACTCGAAGACGTTGCGATCGCGAGCGCGCTGTTCGCGCATCTGACACGCTAG
- a CDS encoding VIT1/CCC1 transporter family protein: MASRHDLKRFRTNLADELDSAALYETLARIEKNPDRAKVFAQLAASEREHAQVWRNRLTTNGVRVRTHRHSLKTHLMRTLIHTFGPSFVLPSLAAAEYADRDKYANQPDAADLSAEEQRHADVVQAVATADAQGRTSKGAQIANAESWHRGVTSGNNLRAAVLGANDGLVSNFCLIMGVAGAGTGNKAILLTGLAGLIAGACSMALGEWLSVTNARELARTQIAKEADEIDHSPEAEQHELALIYQAKGIDADEAKRVAAQIMRDRQKALDTLTREELGIDPAELGGNPWSAAGVSFCLFSLGAIFPVMPFLWAHGTPAIAQCIGLSAFGLAAVGVFTSLFNGRGAAFSAFRQIVIGLIAAAFTFGAGHVLGVSIS; encoded by the coding sequence ATGGCTTCCAGGCACGATCTCAAACGCTTCCGCACCAACCTCGCCGACGAACTCGACAGCGCCGCGCTGTACGAAACGCTCGCGCGCATCGAAAAGAACCCCGACCGTGCAAAGGTGTTCGCCCAGCTGGCCGCATCGGAACGCGAACACGCGCAGGTCTGGCGCAACCGGCTGACGACGAACGGCGTGCGCGTGCGCACGCACCGGCACAGCCTGAAAACCCATCTGATGCGCACGCTGATCCACACGTTCGGCCCATCGTTCGTGCTGCCGTCGCTGGCCGCTGCCGAGTACGCCGACCGCGACAAATACGCGAACCAGCCCGACGCCGCCGATCTCTCAGCAGAGGAGCAACGTCACGCGGACGTGGTCCAGGCCGTCGCCACTGCAGACGCACAGGGCCGCACGTCGAAAGGCGCGCAGATTGCGAACGCGGAGTCGTGGCACAGGGGCGTCACGTCCGGCAACAACCTGCGCGCCGCCGTGCTCGGCGCGAACGACGGCCTCGTGTCGAACTTCTGCCTGATCATGGGCGTCGCGGGTGCGGGCACCGGCAACAAGGCGATCCTGCTGACAGGGCTCGCCGGATTGATCGCCGGTGCGTGCTCGATGGCGCTCGGCGAGTGGCTGTCGGTCACCAATGCGCGCGAACTCGCACGCACGCAGATCGCGAAAGAAGCCGACGAGATCGACCACTCACCCGAAGCAGAGCAGCACGAGCTCGCGCTGATCTACCAGGCGAAGGGCATCGACGCGGACGAAGCGAAACGCGTCGCCGCGCAGATCATGCGCGACCGCCAGAAAGCGCTCGACACGCTCACGCGCGAAGAACTCGGCATCGATCCGGCGGAACTGGGCGGCAATCCGTGGTCGGCGGCGGGCGTGTCGTTCTGCCTGTTTTCGCTCGGCGCGATCTTTCCCGTGATGCCGTTCCTGTGGGCGCACGGCACGCCGGCGATCGCGCAGTGCATCGGGTTGAGCGCGTTCGGACTTGCCGCCGTCGGCGTGTTCACGTCGCTGTTCAACGGACGCGGCGCCGCGTTCTCCGCGTTCCGCCAGATCGTGATCGGGCTGATTGCCGCCGCGTTCACGTTCGGCGCGGGACATGTGCTGGGTGTATCGATTTCATGA
- a CDS encoding 2Fe-2S iron-sulfur cluster-binding protein — translation MSDRVFQVRVEPLGQTFEAPDSLTILEAAGFANLRLPRMCRNGTCRTCLCRLTSGSVRYLIEWPGVSREEKAEGFILPCVAVAESDLVIDVPDAEGV, via the coding sequence ATGAGCGACCGTGTCTTTCAGGTTCGCGTCGAACCGCTCGGACAGACGTTCGAAGCCCCCGATTCGCTGACGATCCTCGAGGCCGCCGGCTTCGCGAATCTGCGTCTGCCGCGCATGTGCCGCAACGGTACATGCCGGACGTGTCTGTGCCGGCTGACGAGCGGCAGCGTGCGCTATCTGATCGAATGGCCCGGCGTGTCGCGTGAAGAAAAGGCGGAGGGTTTTATCCTGCCGTGCGTGGCGGTGGCGGAGAGCGATCTGGTGATCGATGTACCGGATGCGGAGGGGGTTTGA
- a CDS encoding helix-turn-helix transcriptional regulator: MTTGNPPAVRTPLATPAHKKVAISMRKKKASPVKDLLLARYAPIADGIAALFFPYAEVVIHDLHDQTVLYLANNLSKREIGDDSALEEIDHSARERVIGPYEKLNWDGRRMRCVSNVLFDDRGQPAGMMCINFNIAVFEDVRSTLDLFIKGAGVVAQPDELFRDDWQERINTFLHGWLRERQIGLNGLTREHRRELVEALHAEGAFRGRSSANYVAAVLGMGRATVYKHLKQMKEGAG; the protein is encoded by the coding sequence ATGACGACTGGAAACCCGCCGGCTGTTCGCACACCGCTCGCGACGCCGGCTCACAAGAAGGTAGCGATTTCGATGCGCAAGAAAAAAGCCTCTCCGGTGAAAGACCTGCTGCTTGCGCGCTATGCGCCGATTGCGGATGGGATCGCCGCGCTTTTTTTCCCGTATGCGGAGGTCGTGATTCACGACCTGCACGACCAGACGGTGCTGTACCTTGCGAACAATCTGTCGAAGCGCGAGATCGGCGACGATTCCGCGCTCGAGGAAATCGATCATTCCGCGCGCGAACGCGTGATCGGCCCGTATGAGAAGCTGAACTGGGACGGTCGACGGATGCGCTGCGTGAGCAACGTGCTGTTCGACGATCGCGGGCAGCCTGCCGGCATGATGTGCATCAACTTCAACATCGCAGTGTTCGAGGACGTCCGCTCGACGCTCGATCTGTTCATCAAGGGTGCGGGCGTGGTCGCGCAGCCGGACGAACTGTTCCGCGACGACTGGCAGGAGCGCATCAACACGTTCCTGCACGGCTGGCTGCGCGAGCGGCAGATCGGCCTGAACGGCCTGACGCGCGAGCATCGCCGCGAACTGGTCGAGGCGCTGCACGCGGAGGGCGCATTCCGCGGCCGGAGCTCGGCGAACTACGTCGCGGCCGTGCTGGGGATGGGACGCGCGACCGTCTACAAGCATCTGAAGCAGATGAAGGAAGGGGCGGGCTGA
- a CDS encoding sigma-54-dependent Fis family transcriptional regulator, with amino-acid sequence MTHRPATPSTAGRPDVLAQAHARSLQVGLRASEMPDFQPLARPMLHGLIERNQSLYAHALPVMETLHAQIVDTQSMVLLTDNDGVILHSLGDSDFIEKANRVALCPGVSWAESDRGTNAIGTALVDRQPTVVHAGEHFLHANRILTCSCAPIADPYGHVIGALDVSGDTRGFHKHTLALVRMSAQMIENHLFSNQFADAVRVHFHARAEFVGTLYEGLAAFTPDGLLLSANRSALFQFGHPLDQLQRQAFEALFGCGFSAFLRQTSHAPGECMTLTLPSGVRVIARGEFHAPRERRAPLAAADIDADLNASRRRTRRPHDTPAVAPVTLAALDTGDARIADVLRRVGKIRGRDIPILVLGKTGTGKEWLARAIHHDSPRHDAPFVAVNCASLPDTLIEAELFGYEDGAFTGAKKRGSVGKIVQADGGTLFLDEIGDMPLAQQVRLMRVLQERTVVPLGGTRAVPVDLRIVCATHRDLRAMIEAGTFREDLYYRINGLVVTLPALAERSDLQALIARMLARQHNGERMPSRVSAAVLEQFARCRWPGNLRQLANVLRTAGIMAEGADEIDVEHLPDDFLHDCCAEDVQQPAPAPAATVHATTPPRMEDWQATLIEQTLARHLGNVSATARELGLARNTVYRYLRRQGSDTREP; translated from the coding sequence GTGACCCATCGTCCCGCCACGCCCTCGACGGCCGGCCGGCCCGACGTCCTCGCGCAGGCGCATGCGCGCTCGCTGCAGGTCGGGCTGCGCGCGTCGGAAATGCCCGATTTCCAGCCGCTCGCGCGGCCGATGCTGCATGGGCTGATCGAACGCAACCAATCACTGTATGCACACGCGCTGCCGGTGATGGAAACGCTGCACGCACAGATCGTCGATACGCAGAGCATGGTGCTGCTCACCGACAACGACGGCGTGATCCTGCACAGCCTCGGCGACAGCGACTTCATCGAGAAAGCGAACCGCGTCGCGTTGTGCCCGGGCGTGTCGTGGGCCGAGAGCGATCGCGGCACCAATGCGATCGGCACCGCGCTGGTCGATCGACAGCCGACCGTCGTGCACGCCGGCGAACATTTCCTGCACGCGAACCGCATCCTCACCTGCTCGTGCGCGCCGATCGCGGACCCGTACGGCCACGTCATCGGCGCGCTCGACGTCAGCGGCGATACGCGCGGCTTTCACAAGCACACGCTCGCGCTCGTACGGATGTCCGCGCAGATGATCGAAAACCATCTGTTCTCGAACCAGTTCGCCGATGCGGTGCGGGTGCATTTCCATGCGCGTGCGGAATTCGTCGGTACGCTGTACGAAGGACTCGCTGCGTTCACGCCGGATGGCCTGCTGCTGTCCGCGAACCGCAGCGCGCTGTTCCAGTTCGGCCATCCGCTCGATCAACTGCAACGTCAGGCGTTCGAAGCATTGTTCGGCTGCGGATTCTCCGCGTTCCTGCGACAGACGTCGCATGCGCCCGGCGAATGCATGACATTGACGCTGCCGAGCGGCGTGCGGGTGATCGCGCGCGGCGAATTCCATGCGCCGCGCGAACGTCGTGCGCCGCTTGCTGCCGCTGACATCGACGCCGACCTCAACGCCAGCCGCCGCCGTACGCGCCGTCCGCATGACACTCCGGCTGTCGCGCCGGTCACGCTCGCCGCACTCGACACCGGCGATGCGCGGATCGCCGACGTCCTGCGGCGCGTCGGCAAGATCCGTGGACGCGACATCCCGATCCTCGTGCTCGGCAAGACCGGCACCGGCAAGGAATGGCTGGCACGCGCGATCCATCACGATTCGCCGCGACACGACGCGCCGTTCGTCGCGGTGAACTGCGCGTCGCTGCCCGACACGCTGATCGAAGCGGAACTGTTCGGCTACGAAGACGGTGCATTCACCGGCGCGAAAAAACGCGGCAGCGTCGGCAAGATCGTGCAGGCCGACGGCGGCACGCTGTTTCTCGACGAGATCGGCGACATGCCGCTCGCGCAACAGGTCCGGCTGATGCGCGTGCTGCAGGAGCGCACGGTCGTCCCGCTCGGCGGCACGCGGGCGGTGCCGGTCGATCTGCGGATCGTCTGCGCGACGCATCGCGATCTGCGCGCGATGATCGAGGCGGGCACGTTCCGCGAGGATCTCTATTACCGGATCAATGGGCTTGTGGTTACGTTGCCCGCGCTCGCCGAACGTAGCGATCTGCAGGCGCTGATTGCTCGCATGCTCGCGCGGCAGCATAACGGCGAACGGATGCCGTCGCGTGTATCTGCTGCCGTGCTTGAGCAGTTCGCGCGCTGCCGTTGGCCCGGAAACTTGCGGCAACTCGCGAACGTGCTGCGGACGGCCGGCATCATGGCCGAAGGCGCCGACGAGATCGACGTCGAACATCTGCCCGACGATTTTCTGCACGACTGCTGCGCGGAAGACGTGCAGCAGCCGGCGCCTGCACCCGCCGCAACGGTCCACGCAACGACCCCGCCCCGGATGGAAGACTGGCAGGCGACGCTGATCGAACAAACGCTTGCGCGGCATCTCGGCAACGTGTCGGCGACCGCGCGCGAACTTGGGCTCGCGCGCAACACGGTGTATCGCTATCTGCGCAGGCAAGGAAGCGATACCCGCGAACCCTGA